A single Sulfurimonas crateris DNA region contains:
- a CDS encoding type IV toxin-antitoxin system AbiEi family antitoxin domain-containing protein: MNLQNDIKIKQLYQMLPEGVVAPASWLAEQGYSMQLLYQYTKSGWLKKTSRGSYIRGDVNPSWQGAVLGLQKLSNQPFHIGGVTSLNLQGYAHYLPLNNSQTIYLYGTQKLPAWFKNIKLEQEFYVMKKPYFKTIGLKSIPSNIKDWEMVVSSPERAIMELLYQVKPDGLSFEFAAEIFEGLTTLRPSLVNELLGMCENIRVKRLFLFLTSYFNHPWAKHIKKESLELGVGRMQIVKNGVFDNEFLITVPKEYHAR; encoded by the coding sequence ATGAATTTACAAAATGACATAAAAATAAAACAACTGTATCAAATGTTACCAGAGGGGGTAGTCGCTCCAGCTTCTTGGCTTGCAGAGCAGGGCTATTCTATGCAGCTACTTTATCAGTACACTAAAAGCGGTTGGCTCAAAAAAACCTCAAGAGGCTCATACATAAGAGGCGATGTAAACCCATCTTGGCAGGGAGCTGTTTTAGGACTGCAAAAACTTAGCAATCAGCCATTTCACATAGGTGGTGTAACATCTCTTAATCTTCAAGGTTATGCTCATTATCTGCCATTGAACAACTCACAAACAATATATCTGTACGGCACTCAAAAACTTCCAGCATGGTTTAAAAATATAAAACTTGAACAAGAGTTTTATGTGATGAAAAAGCCCTATTTTAAGACAATAGGTCTGAAAAGTATACCATCAAATATAAAAGATTGGGAAATGGTAGTCTCATCTCCTGAGAGAGCTATCATGGAGCTTCTTTATCAAGTAAAACCCGATGGACTTAGCTTTGAGTTTGCAGCAGAGATATTTGAGGGATTAACAACTCTTCGACCATCTTTAGTCAATGAACTTTTAGGTATGTGTGAAAACATAAGAGTCAAACGCCTTTTTCTTTTTCTGACAAGCTACTTTAACCACCCTTGGGCAAAGCATATAAAAAAAGAGAGTTTAGAACTTGGTGTTGGCAGAATGCAGATAGTAAAAAACGGTGTCTTTGACAACGAGTTTTTAATAACAGTACCAAAGGAGTACCATGCTAGATAA